One genomic segment of Gasterosteus aculeatus chromosome 6, fGasAcu3.hap1.1, whole genome shotgun sequence includes these proteins:
- the smndc1 gene encoding survival of motor neuron-related-splicing factor 30 yields MSDDLTKQLSSYKAQLQQVEVALSTDQENEDLLKLQKDLQEVIDLTKDLLTSQPAESTSSTNGSDAVPQKHGWKVGDSCLAVWKQDGQVYEAEIEEIDRENGTAAVTFAGYGNAEVIPLQNLKEVEEGKRSNEDGSLKPKSRKEQIAEQREYKKKKAQKKVLRMKELEQEREEQKSKWQTFNNKAYSKNKKGQVKRSIFASPESVNGKVGVGTCGIADKPMTQYHDTSKYNVRHLMPQ; encoded by the exons ATGTCGGACGACTTAACGAAACAGTTGAGCAGCTACAAAGCGCAGCTACAGCAAGTAGAAGTTGCTTTATCCACCGACCAAGAAAATGAAGACCTCCTTAAACTCCAGAAAGACTTACAG GAAGTCATTGATTTGACAAAAGACCTCCTGACCTCGCAGCCCGCAGAAAGTACTTCCAGCACCAATGGCTCAGACGCCGTACCCCAGAAGCATGGCTGGAAAGTGGGGGACAGCTGTTTGGCAGTTTGGAAGCAGGATGGACA GGTGTATGAGGCTGAGATTGAGGAGATCGACCGGGAGAACGGCACTGCCGCCGTGACCTTCGCTGGGTATGGGAATGCAGAAGTGATTCCTCTGCAGAACCTCAAGGAAGTAGAGGAGGGGAAACGTTCCAATGAGGATGGCAGTCTAAAGCCCAAATCAAG GAAAGAGCAGATCGCAGAGCAAAGAGAGtataagaagaagaaagcccAGAAGAAGGTTCTGAGAATGAAGGAATTGGAGCAAGAGAGGGAAGAACAAAAGTCCAAGTGGCAAACGTTCAACAACAAAGCCTACtcaaagaacaagaaaggaCAG gtAAAGAGGAGCATATTTGCATCTCCAGAAAGCGTCAATGGGAAGGTGGGAGTGGGAACGTGTGGCATCGCGGACAAGCCAATGACCCAGTACCACGACACGTCGAAATACAACGTCAGACATCTAATGCCACAATGA
- the LOC120820362 gene encoding alpha-2A adrenergic receptor-like, translating into MGCPNFTGGNETLPGRHLYAVPLTILVGILILLTVFGNVMVVIAVMTSRALRAPQNLFLVSLACADILVATSVMPFSLANELMGYWYFGKVWCEIHLALDVLFCTSSIVHLCAISLDRYWSVSQAIEYNLRRTPRRIKCTLLVVWVLAAIISFPPLITMKKDEGKEDSPKCQINEEKWYILFSSTASFFAPCVIMIMVYVRIYQIAKKRARAQPGDRQRECRNPEDTKCGSDPLERKDRGGREAGGREINGLDVEEEPSSSDGNESVLCSLRKRRGVRTTKAAEKKPGGTLPQPRVSAAKWKGRHQRERRFTFVLAVVMGVFVLCWFPFFFTYTLTAVCDTCCVPETLFKTFFWLSYCNSSLNPVIYTIFNTDFRRSFKKILFKRDRRG; encoded by the coding sequence ATGGGTTGTCCTAACTTCACCGGCGGAAATGAGACCTTGCCTGGCAGGCACCTGTATGCTGTGCCATTGACAATCCTTGTGGGTATCCTCATCCTGCTAACTGTGTTTGGAAATGTAATGGTGGTAATTGCCGTGATGACGAGCCGAGCCCTGAGAGCCCCTCAGAACTTATTTTTAGTCTCTCTGGCGTGTGCAGACATTCTGGTTGCCACCTCGGTGATGCCGTTCTCTTTAGCGAACGAACTGATGGGTTACTGGTACTTTGGCAAAGTGTGGTGCGAAATCCACCTGGCTTTGGACGTGCTCTTCTGCACCTCGTCCATTGTCCACCTGTGTGCTATCAGCCTGGACAGATACTGGTCCGTCTCTCAAGCAATCGAGTACAACTTGAGGAGGACGCCTCGCAGGATTAAATGCACGCTCTTGGTAGTTTGGGTACTGGCGGCGATAATTTCATTCCCTCCGCTCATCACCATGAAAAAGGACGAGGGCAAGGAAGACAGCCCGAAATGTCAAATCAATGAGGAGAAATGGTACATCTTATTCTCCAGCACTGCCTCTTTCTTTGCGCCCTGTGTCATCATGATTATGGTGTACGTTCGAATATACCAGATCGCCAAGAAAAGAGCAAGAGCCCAGCCGGGCGACAGGCAGAGAGAGTGTCGCAATCCCGAAGACACAAAATGTGGCTCGGACCCCctggaaagaaaagacagaggggggagggaggcgggaggccGAGAGATCAATGGGTTAGACGTTGAGGAGGAGCCTTCCTCGTCTGATGGGAACGAAAGCGTCCTTTGTtctctgaggaagaggaggggtgtACGAACAACCAAAGCGGCTGAGAAGAAGCCCGGAGGAACCCTTCCACAGCCCCGTGTGAGTGCGGCCAAGTGGAAAGGAAGGCATCAGAGGGAGCGGCGCTTCACCTTTGTTCTGGCCGTGGTCATGGGGGTGTTTGTTCTGTGCTGGttcccctttttctttacaTACACGCTCACGGCTGTGTGTGACACCTGCTGTGTGCCGGAGACGTTGTTCAAAACGTTTTTCTGGCTCAGTTACTGCAATAGCTCTCTAAATCCTGTTATATACACTATATTCAACACTGATTTCAGGAGGTCTTTTAAAAAGATCCTTTTTAAAAGGGACAGAAGAGGTTAA